The following is a genomic window from Candidatus Desulfarcum epimagneticum.
GTCGTCCGGCCGCTCATGGGCGTGTTCAAGTCCGACATATGGCGCTATATCCGGGAAAAGAAGCTGGAATATGTCACGGACAGCTCCAACCGGGACACCAAGTACATGAGAAATCGAATTCGAAAAGACCTGATTCCCCGGATTCAATCGTTTTACAACCCCAGGGCGTCGGAGACCTTAAACCGTCTGTCCACGATCGCCCGGCAGGAAGAGGCATGGATGGAGGAGATGATCCGGCCTGTTTTCGCCGGTCTGGTCCTTTCCGAAAGCCCGGACGCCATCCGAATGGACGCCCCGGGAATCCGGCGGCTTCACACGGCGGCCCAAAGGCGAGTGATCCGAAAGGCCCTGGCGCGCCTCAAGGGGGATTTGCGAAGGATCACCCTGGCCCATGTGGACGCCGTCATCGGTCTGCTTTTCAAGGACGGCAAAACCCGGCAGCTTCATCTTCCCGGCCGGATTCGGGCGGTTAGAAAAAAAGACGCTCTTTTTTTCGTGGCGGAAAAAATTCCGCTTCGGCGGACCGGTCCGCCATGATCCGGCGGCGTTAAAAAAAATCTTGCGCCATTGACAATGATGATTACATTTAATTAACATCATTTTTTATTTTAAAAAACCCTTTGGGAGGGAGCCTCTTTTGAACCAGTCTTACCGAAATCTCGCGTTATGGTTTGTCATCATCCTGGTGATGCTGATGTTTTACAATCTTTTCAAGCAGCAGGCCGTCTCTGAAAATTCCGTGGCCTACACCACGTTTTTGAGAATGCTGAACGAGGACGGCGTCAGCGAGGTCCTGATCCAGGGACAGGAGCTGTTTGTGACCGGCGCCGACAAGGAGCGTTTTAAAGTGTACGCCCCTGAGGACGCCGATCTCATCCGGATGCTGAGGGAAAAGGGCGTGGCCATTGTCGCCAAGCCCCCGGACGAGTCCCCGTGGTACATGTCCCTTCTCATCACGTGGCTTCCCATGATCCTGCTTTTCGGAATATGGATCTTTTTCATGCGCCAGATGCAGGCCGGGGGAGGTAAGGCCCTTTCCTTCGGCAAAAGCAGGGCGAGGCTTCTGTCCGACAAGCATGAAAAGGTCACCTTCGCCGATGTGGCCGGCATTGACGAGGCCAAGGAGGAGCTGGGGGAGGTGGTGGCGTTTTTAAAGGAGCCCAAGAAATTCACCCGGCTGGGAGGCCGGATTCCCAAGGGCGCGCTTCTGATGGGCCCCCCGGGCACAGGAAAAACCCTTTTGGCCCGGGCCATCGCCGGGGAGGCCGATGTGCCGTTTTTCACCATCAGCGGCTCGGATTTTGTGGAGATGTTCGTGGGGGTCGGGGCCTCCCGGGTGCGGGACCTCTTTGAGCAGGGCAAACGAAACGCCCCGTGCATTATTTTCATCGACGAAATCGACGCAGTGGGCCGGCACCGGGGCGCGGGCCTCGGGGGCGGTCATGACGAAAGGGAGCAGACCTTAAACCAGCTTCTGGTGGAGATGGACGGGTTTGAGTCCAATGAGGGCGTCATCCTGATATCGGCCACCAACCGTCCCGATGTCCTGGATCCCGCGCTTCTGCGGCCCGGACGTTTCGACCGCCAGGTGGTGGTGCCCCTTCCCGACATCCGGGGACGCGAGGGCATCCTCAATGTCCATATGAAAAAGACCCCCATCGCCCAGGATGTGGCCCCCCTGGTTCTGGCCAAGGGAACCCCGGGTTTTTCCGGCGCGGACCTGGAGAACCTGGTCAACGAGGCGGCCCTTCACGCCGCGGCGCTGGAAAAGGAGCGGGTGGAAATGGCCGATTTCGAGGAGGCCAAAGACAAGGTGTACATGGGCCTTGAGCGCAAATCCAAAGTCATCAGCGACGAGGACCGCAAAACCACGGCCTACCATGAGGGGGGACACGCCCTGGCGGCGCGTTTTCTGCCCAACACCGACGTGGTGAACAAGGTCACCATCATTCCCCGGGGAAGGGCCGCCGGGATCACCTGGTTTTTGCCCGATGAAAGGGATTTCAAATACAAAGATCAGCTGGAGAGCCATCTGTCGGTGGCCTACGGGGGCCGCGTCGCCGAAGAGCTGGTGTTCGGGCGCATCAGCACAGGCGCGTCCAACGACATCAAGCAGGCCACGGATATGGCCCGGCAGATGGTGCGGGCCTGGGGCATGAGCGACGAGCTGGGGCCCCTTTCCTACGCCAAGGATGAGGAGCAGATATTCCTGGGCCGGGAGATCAGCCAGCGCCGGGACTATTCCGAGGACACCGCGAGAAGAATCGACGAGGAGATCAGCGCCATCATCACCCGGAACTATGAGAAAACCCGGGAGGTTTTAAAGGAAAACCTGGATATTCTTCATAAGCTGGCGGATCTTTTGGTGGAAAAGGAGACCCTTTCAGGGGCCGAGCTGGACGAGCTGATCCTTGAAATGAGGCCGGGGTTTGAGTTTCCGTCGAAATGACGGCGATCGCGAATTTGTCAGGGGTTGAAAAATGATCGAAAAAAAAATGGAATGGGGCGCCCATTCCCTGGATTTCGGAAAGCGGACTCAAATCATGGGGATTGTCAACGTCACCCCGGACTCCTTTTCCGACGGCGGCCGGTTCGATTCCCCCCAAAAAGCCATTGACCAGGGGCTTCGGCTCGCCGATGAGGGGGCCGACATCATCGACGTGGGGGGGGAGTCCACCCGGCCTTTTTCAGCCGGCGTGGCCCTGGAAGAGGAGATCAGCCGGACCGCCCCGGTGATTGAGGGCCTGGCCCGGCGCCTGTCCATCCCCATATCCATCGACACCGTCAAATCCGGCGTGGCCCAGCGCGCCCTGGACGCCGGCGCCGCCATGATCAACGACATCAGCGCCCTTTCCGCAGACCCCGGCATGGCGCCTCTGGCCGCCGAACGCCGGGTCCCCGTGGTCCTGATGCACATGAAGGGATCGCCCAAAACCATGCAGATGGACCCGTCCTACTCCGATGTCATGGCGGAAATCGTGGAATTTTTAAAAAACGCCGTCTCACGGGCCGTTGAAAAGGGAATTCCCAAATCCATGATCATCGTGGATCCGGGAGTCGGCTTTGGAAAAACCGCGGCGCACAACCTTGAAATCATCCGGCGATTAAAACAGATGAAAACCCTGGGCGTCCCCGTCCTGATGGGCCATTCCCGGAAGTCGTTTATCCAAAAAACCCTTCAGGACTTCGCCGAAAAGGACATGAATCCCCTCCTTTCCGTTGTGGAGACCGGGACCCGGGCGGTTTCGGCGGCGGCCATCCTGAACGGCGCCGATATCATCCGGGTTCATGACGCGGCCGGCGCCGCGGCCACGGCGAGGATGATCGACGCCATTATAAAAAGCTGACCGCTCCGTCCGGTCCAGTTTTAACGAGTTTATCAAAGTTGATAAATCTGTAAAGAGTAGATCGGACGGCATCGTAAAAATTCGATATACAAGGCTTAGCGGTTTTTTGAGAGAGAGGCCATACATATGGTATGCCGAACGAACAAAAAACCGCTATAACGCAGTAGATCGGATTTTTTACGATGCCGTCAAAGCTGAAAGGACGCCTGTATGCTTCTGGTCATTGATGTGGGAAACACCAACACGGTCATGGGGGTTTACGACGACTCCCGCCTCGTCTGCGGCTGGCGGATCCGCACCGAAAAAAACGCCACCGAAGACGAATTCAACCTTCTTCTCAAAGGTCTTTTTTCCGGAAGCGACATCCGGCTTTCCCAGGTCAAAAAAACCATCATCTCCAGCGTGGTTCCCTCCATGGCCATGATCCTCAACGCTTTCTGCCTTAAGTACATGGGCAGGGAGCCCTTCTGGGTGAACGCCCGTTCGGCGGCGGCCTGGATGCCCATTTTGTACAAAAACCCCTCGGAGGTGGGCGCCGACCGTATCGTCAACTCGGTGGCGGCCTTTCATAAATACCGCAAGGGCATGGTCATCATCGATTTCGGCACCGCCACCACCTTTGACGCGGTGTCCGAAAAGGGCGAGTACCTGGGCGGGGCCATCAGCCCGGGCATCGCCGTGTCCTCCGAGGCCCTTTTCAACAAGGCGTCCAAACTTCCCCGGGTGGAGCTTTTAAAGCTCCCGGACCGGGTCGTCGGCCGGGAAACCTCGGAAAGCATTCAGGCGGGCATTATTTTCGGCTACGCCGGCCTGGTGGACGGCATTGTCAGGCGCATGAAAAAAGAGCTGGGCGGCGATCCCTTCGTGATCGCCACCGGGGGCCTGGCCCCGCTCATGGAAAAGGCGTCGGAAACCATCCTGTCGGTGGAGCCCGACCTGACCCTGGAGGGGCTCCGGATCATCGGGGAGGGGAGTTGAAAAAAAAGTCTTGACAATCTTATTTTAATCGGTTATTAATATATCTTTACTTGATGCGGGGTGGAGCAGTCTGGTAGCTCGTCGGGCTCATAACCCGAAGGTCGTTGGTTCAAATCCAGCCCCCGCTACCACAAAAAAAATCCAAGGGGTTGGAGATTTTCTCCAACCCCTTTTTTGATGGGCGTTTTTGATCCATTCTCTGGTTTTTTTTCAGGGGCGGACGGTTCGCCGGGGATCATGGTCGGGGAAGACGGACCGTGCGGATCAAAGATGTGTTAAATATCCCCCGCGTGAACGATTTTTTCTTTTTGCGACCTGGAAAATTTCTTAATGGTTCGCTCCACCTTTAACGCCGACGACCTGCTCCCTATTTCTTTTTGGAACACCAGCTCAAGGGGGCCCCTGCCACGAAGATATTTCGCCGCGTGTTTTCCCATTGTCTGATGCGTTTCAAAACGCCGGGCCACATCATTGGATATGCCGGTATAAAGGGACCCATCCCGGCATCTGATCATGTACACATGCCAGCCGTTTTTCTTTTTTTCCAACGCCGCCCCCCTTTATTTTTTTGTAATCATTCGCGGGTTTGAAATGGTCGATATGTGATAACCTGCTGAACTGAAAGCATTTACAGGGCGTCGGATATGCAAGACGCCGGGCCTGAAGACGTACTCTTGTACTTCAAAGGCCCGGTAACGCAGCAGATACGGCGCCCTGTGAATGCTTACATTTTTTTCACCCGCCCCACCTGACCACTTTCCAGGCGGACTTTAATGCCGTGGGGATGGCGGGGAGATTTTGTCAAAATGTTTTTCACAACGCCTTGAGTGAGATTTCCAGATCGCTGGTCTTTCTTTAACACAATCCACACCTCGAGGCCCGGCTTTATATTCACGCGATTTGTTCCATTCATCTTTGGTCCAAATATTTTTTACGTTTGATTTCCTTTTTGCCAATGTCATGGGTTTCATGCCAAATAGCACGCAGGGTATCATTTGCCCGTCTCTATTTTGTCATTTAACCCCAATCCCTTCAAAGCCGCGCGGATGTCGTCCGTTTCTCGTTCGCCGAGGCCTCCTTCCGGTGATGACTCAACATTCACCGTAATCTTCAGGCCGCCGGCTGATACGAGTTTTGAAAGCACCTTCGTATAGAAGTTCATCCATTTCCGATATGGGATTTCGCCTGACCATTTTACTGTCTGCTCAGACCGATGCGAAAAAGTTGTTGTTTCTTCTCCCGCAGGATTTGCTTCCCTGACGACAGAGACACTGACCTCGCTTTTTTCGCCCATGGCATTTACAAGCACAAGGAAGCGTCCCTCATCCTCCCCGGCCTTAAAAACGCCTTGTTCATTAATGGTTCCCCCGGTCGCTCCCCACTCGAGATTCGAGCATTCAAAGTCACGCCCAAACTGATCCAATCCTTTTGCGCTGAATGTTTGCTTTGTTCCCGGTTTCATCTGGGCGTATTCAGGGGTGACGAGGATACGAGTCAGTTCCGAAGGCTTAATGTGTTTCTCCGCATTTTCCGCAGTGATGATGAAAAAATCATCTGAAATTTCAACATCGCGCTCGTTAAGGGACTGCTTGTAGATGAAGGGATCGTATCCACCCTTTCCCTTGGACACATAGGCCATCCGCCCTTCTGAAACGCCCTGAGAAATGGCGCCTTTGACTGCCTCAATGTTCAGCAGACGAGGAAACATCGGTGAGGCGAAAAAAGTGTCTCTGACATCTTTTGTGCTCCATTCCGACTTGGCGGGCGGCCAGTTTTTGAGTAAAAACCGCGGGCTGACCGCCTTCACAACCTCGTCATTCTGTCTCAATTTGGATAGAATCAGCTTTGTGGGCGACTCAGCGGAACTTGACGTCACCAATCCAAGATCGATCGTTTTCAGAGCATTGTCTTTACCGAGAAGCATCACTTTATTATAACTGCGCCAGACACTTTCCTTCAGATCTCGGCGGGCGCGTTTGAGATGCTCGGATAGCTGGCGGCGTTGGCCGTCGTCAAGGTTCATCATGTCTTTTTCGGCGTCGATCGCCTCCCATGCCAGAAATTTGCGAGCGTCATCCCGCATGGAATCCGAACTGTCCGGGGCCACCCATATTAGGGCGCTTTTGAATATGCGCATGGAAGCGCCGAATCCTTTTGTCATGGCGGTGAGTTCGGAAATAAGTTCCGGCGCGTTACGCAAAGATTTCTCTGGCTGACCGATAACGAGGGTGACAACAGGCTGATTGGGAATTTGTCCGCTTTTTTCCGGAAAAAATACGCGCTTCAGCCCATCCGCGTCGACAAATACCTTTTCAACCTGCTCACGCGTCAAGCGCGCGACATCATCTTCTTTAACCCCGGCGCGCCGGTCCGAGTAACGTTTGTTGAGATTCTCCATCATGCTGAAGTAGTAGCTGTTGCGCTCAAGGGTCAGGTAGTAGCATCGGTCGGTTAATGACTCCAAGGCCGTTTCGACATTTCCAATATCAATAGTGGGTCCGGCAACGGCCAGGCGCAGTTCCGGAACCGTCGCCGACTGCCTGTTCTCACCCTGGCCGCCATTTGACTCGAAGAACACAGCCGTGGCGGATTTTTGGTGCACGCATGCCTTGCGAAGCGTCTCTTCCGCCTCATTGTCCAAGAGCGCGGCGTGCGATTCCTTTCCGCCGGCAATATCGGTCGCGACGGCCCCTTCCAATCTTGACTCACCGAGTTGCTCAAACACCGCCGTGCGAAATTGAGAATCACCCAGGGGAGCGGAGCCCATGCCAATCAACAATTCTCTTTCCGCTTTTTTGAATCCGATCTGGAAAGCATGTGACACCCACAGGGCCAGAAGCCGCAGGACACCCCGGGTTTGTTGAAAACGCGGCAGTTCGCGCCACTTTCGCTCGAAAACCGAGATTACCATCGGATGGAAGGGATAGGTCGTCTCGAATGCGTCCTGGGCATGGTCGGTGAACCAGTTGGGAACCTGATTGCGGTTGTCCAGAATCCAATCCGCGTATTCTTTGCAGGCATTCACGGCATCTCTTGGCAGGAGAAGCCTTCCTTCCGGGTCAACGGTCCGGAGATCCCACTCGAACAGGCGCCTGCGGATGATTTCGGACATTTCATTCTCGGCGGACATAATAACCGGTTTGCCTTTGCGGTCCAGCATTTTCTTAAGACGCGTATAGTCGGCTTCATCCTCCGCTCCCATTTCCATCTCCGAAGCGGGAATCGACACCACTGCGACCACACGATTCATCCCCGCTATTTCCTCGGAGAGTTTCATCAGAAAGTTATACATCTCCCCTGCGTGTTTGGTTTTGCGCTCGGGGCTGACGTAATTCATGACTTCGTCAATCAGCAGCAAGGCGGGTCTATCATCCGGGATCATTTTTCTTATGACATCCCCCGCCGGCGCTATACCCCGCGCGTCGTGCTCACGCACAAGATCAAAAGAGGCTTCCCCGCCCAGCTGCCACGCCAGCTCGCCCCAGGGTGTGCGGCGAGGAGGCGTGCCGTCGTCCCCGCCGCGTCCGGTCAGGACATCAAAGCGTGTGCCGACGAAAATTCCGACATTCGCCTTTGGAATCTCGTTGACCCTTCCGGCCTGGAGAATGGACTGGACGCCCATGAACGCCTTGGCGGCATCTCCAGATGTCGCCAAATGATAGAGAAGGGCCAGAGAATGGGTCTTGCCTCCGCCAAATTGCGTCGTCATGTTATAGATGGCAGAGGCCTCGGTATTGATGCCGTTCAAACGGCGCAACGCTTCTCCTGATACAGCGCGCAGGTTCCGTGTCAGGAAGGTCCGTTCAAAGAACCGCGCCGGGTCCTGATAGTCAGGATGGGCGTCTCCGTCGCGAATATGATCCAGATGAACCGCAAACTCAGAGGCGTCCAGAGGGCGGCCTTCCCGCAAGTCCTCACGCGGGTTGATCACTTTATACCAAGGCTTCAATGTGGGCATAGGTCATTCCTTTATACTTTAGAGTCCAAGTCCTTTTTTTCGCGCCAGCACACCGTCCACCCATCGCTTTTCGTTCGTGTGGGACGGATAGAGAGCCGAAAGCGCCTGGGCGAGGGTCCAAAACTGCGGATTTGCCCCGATGCCGTCGTCCACCAGAAAGCGTTTGAGAGCCGCGCCCCGACCCGCCGTGAAAAGCAGCATCGCCTGGTGTAACTGGTCCAGCCCTGTTTTGCCCGCCGGAGGCAGATCGAGTTCGGCCCGTTTCATTGCGGATTCTTGTTCGCCGGGAAGGTCAAAAAATGAAAACAGGCTCTGCTGAACAGGACCCTCTTTTTTCTTGCGGCGTTTGACTGTCGCGCGGAATTCCTCTTTGCCGAAGAGATAGCGCGCCCGGGATTCCGCTGACAGCAGCATCGCCTTGTCTCCCTTAATCTTGACCAGGTGGGTTAGATTTTCCAGGTGGCAGCCCAGTCCCTGGGCGATCTTCCGGGCCGCGTCGTATTCGAGGGTGTAACCCGGCAGGCTCGTGGTCTTTCCCTCGTCCGCCCCATTTCCGTTCGCTTCGGTTCGCAGAGTCCAGAGCCACATGGCCGTCAAGCGGGCATCCTCCTCGAAGCCGCTGGCGTCCGCATCTTCAAAAATCATGTTAAGGGCCTGCCGCGCCACCTCTGCCCAGACCTGTTCCAGGTATTCCCGCAACGGCACGACCTCGCCGCTGGCTTTTTCAACTGACGAGTAGCGGGAGAAAATTTCCAGAGCCGGTCCCAGGCAGGCAAAAATGGCGTCCGCGCCCACCACGCCTTCTGATGCCAGTCGCGGCAGCCATGCGGCGATGCGTCCCGGCAGTTCTGAAAGGACATCGCGCCAATCGCCTATGTGTTCGATTACGTTGCCGTCTTTGTCTTCCCGGGGGCGGCAGACTAAGTGGACGGAGGAGGCGAGAGCGGCTGAATCCAACGCACGAATTCTGTTTGGTTTTTCAGTATCAATAGGCCATGATGCTGTAACAATCCAGCCAGCTCTCAACATCGACT
Proteins encoded in this region:
- the ftsH gene encoding protease, ATP-dependent zinc-metallo (Evidence 2a : Function from experimental evidences in other organisms; PubMedId : 12037319, 1925026, 6389496, 7781608, 8106505, 8248182, 8444796, 8444797, 9573051, 9636708, 9643547, 9712851; Product type e : enzyme); this encodes MNQSYRNLALWFVIILVMLMFYNLFKQQAVSENSVAYTTFLRMLNEDGVSEVLIQGQELFVTGADKERFKVYAPEDADLIRMLREKGVAIVAKPPDESPWYMSLLITWLPMILLFGIWIFFMRQMQAGGGKALSFGKSRARLLSDKHEKVTFADVAGIDEAKEELGEVVAFLKEPKKFTRLGGRIPKGALLMGPPGTGKTLLARAIAGEADVPFFTISGSDFVEMFVGVGASRVRDLFEQGKRNAPCIIFIDEIDAVGRHRGAGLGGGHDEREQTLNQLLVEMDGFESNEGVILISATNRPDVLDPALLRPGRFDRQVVVPLPDIRGREGILNVHMKKTPIAQDVAPLVLAKGTPGFSGADLENLVNEAALHAAALEKERVEMADFEEAKDKVYMGLERKSKVISDEDRKTTAYHEGGHALAARFLPNTDVVNKVTIIPRGRAAGITWFLPDERDFKYKDQLESHLSVAYGGRVAEELVFGRISTGASNDIKQATDMARQMVRAWGMSDELGPLSYAKDEEQIFLGREISQRRDYSEDTARRIDEEISAIITRNYEKTREVLKENLDILHKLADLLVEKETLSGAELDELILEMRPGFEFPSK
- the folP gene encoding 7,8-dihydropteroate synthase (Evidence 2a : Function from experimental evidences in other organisms; PubMedId : 13873645, 1522070, 1657875, 8304179, 9187658; Product type e : enzyme), with protein sequence MIEKKMEWGAHSLDFGKRTQIMGIVNVTPDSFSDGGRFDSPQKAIDQGLRLADEGADIIDVGGESTRPFSAGVALEEEISRTAPVIEGLARRLSIPISIDTVKSGVAQRALDAGAAMINDISALSADPGMAPLAAERRVPVVLMHMKGSPKTMQMDPSYSDVMAEIVEFLKNAVSRAVEKGIPKSMIIVDPGVGFGKTAAHNLEIIRRLKQMKTLGVPVLMGHSRKSFIQKTLQDFAEKDMNPLLSVVETGTRAVSAAAILNGADIIRVHDAAGAAATARMIDAIIKS
- the coaX gene encoding Type III pantothenate kinase → MLLVIDVGNTNTVMGVYDDSRLVCGWRIRTEKNATEDEFNLLLKGLFSGSDIRLSQVKKTIISSVVPSMAMILNAFCLKYMGREPFWVNARSAAAWMPILYKNPSEVGADRIVNSVAAFHKYRKGMVIIDFGTATTFDAVSEKGEYLGGAISPGIAVSSEALFNKASKLPRVELLKLPDRVVGRETSESIQAGIIFGYAGLVDGIVRRMKKELGGDPFVIATGGLAPLMEKASETILSVEPDLTLEGLRIIGEGS
- a CDS encoding conserved hypothetical protein (Evidence 4 : Unknown function but conserved in other organisms) produces the protein MEKKKNGWHVYMIRCRDGSLYTGISNDVARRFETHQTMGKHAAKYLRGRGPLELVFQKEIGSRSSALKVERTIKKFSRSQKEKIVHAGDI
- a CDS encoding conserved hypothetical protein (Evidence 4 : Unknown function but conserved in other organisms) — protein: MPTLKPWYKVINPREDLREGRPLDASEFAVHLDHIRDGDAHPDYQDPARFFERTFLTRNLRAVSGEALRRLNGINTEASAIYNMTTQFGGGKTHSLALLYHLATSGDAAKAFMGVQSILQAGRVNEIPKANVGIFVGTRFDVLTGRGGDDGTPPRRTPWGELAWQLGGEASFDLVREHDARGIAPAGDVIRKMIPDDRPALLLIDEVMNYVSPERKTKHAGEMYNFLMKLSEEIAGMNRVVAVVSIPASEMEMGAEDEADYTRLKKMLDRKGKPVIMSAENEMSEIIRRRLFEWDLRTVDPEGRLLLPRDAVNACKEYADWILDNRNQVPNWFTDHAQDAFETTYPFHPMVISVFERKWRELPRFQQTRGVLRLLALWVSHAFQIGFKKAERELLIGMGSAPLGDSQFRTAVFEQLGESRLEGAVATDIAGGKESHAALLDNEAEETLRKACVHQKSATAVFFESNGGQGENRQSATVPELRLAVAGPTIDIGNVETALESLTDRCYYLTLERNSYYFSMMENLNKRYSDRRAGVKEDDVARLTREQVEKVFVDADGLKRVFFPEKSGQIPNQPVVTLVIGQPEKSLRNAPELISELTAMTKGFGASMRIFKSALIWVAPDSSDSMRDDARKFLAWEAIDAEKDMMNLDDGQRRQLSEHLKRARRDLKESVWRSYNKVMLLGKDNALKTIDLGLVTSSSAESPTKLILSKLRQNDEVVKAVSPRFLLKNWPPAKSEWSTKDVRDTFFASPMFPRLLNIEAVKGAISQGVSEGRMAYVSKGKGGYDPFIYKQSLNERDVEISDDFFIITAENAEKHIKPSELTRILVTPEYAQMKPGTKQTFSAKGLDQFGRDFECSNLEWGATGGTINEQGVFKAGEDEGRFLVLVNAMGEKSEVSVSVVREANPAGEETTTFSHRSEQTVKWSGEIPYRKWMNFYTKVLSKLVSAGGLKITVNVESSPEGGLGERETDDIRAALKGLGLNDKIETGK